The Triticum dicoccoides isolate Atlit2015 ecotype Zavitan chromosome 6A, WEW_v2.0, whole genome shotgun sequence genome has a window encoding:
- the LOC119317926 gene encoding dnaJ homolog subfamily C member 5-like: MLWEWEDGDEAARTGEEVPVDFDFFSFFAKPKDYYKILEVDYDASEETIRSSYIRLALKWHPDKKQDEEKATSRFQDINEAYQVLSNPVKRQEYDKKGVLYVQDQNAADYLNRHKGLILTCNGLGVAGGIDALCCTFAPETLFPSYEMKASVFMNALPFYS, encoded by the exons ATGTTGTGGGAGTGGGAGGACGGCGACGAGGCGGCGCGGACGGGCGAGGAGGTCCCCGTCGATTTCGACTTCTTCTCCTTCTTCGCCAAGCCCAAG GATTACTACAAGATACTGGAAGTTGATTATGATGCGTCGGAGGAGACAATAAGGTCGAGCTACATCCGTCTTGCGCTG AAATGGCACCCTGACAAGAAACAAGATGAAGAAAAGGCAACATCCAGATTTCAGGACATTAATGAGGCATACCAAG TTCTTAGCAATCCAGTAAAACGGCAGGAGTATGACAAGAAAGGTGTTTTATACGTTCAGGATCAGAATGCAGCG gaTTACCTGAACCGACACAAGGGTTTAATACTTACATGCAATGGCCTTGGT GTTGCAGGAGGCATAGATGCCCTATGTTGCACATTTGCTCCTGAAACACTGTTCCCATCCTATGAAATGAAAGCATCTGTGTTCATGAATGCCTTGCCATTTTACTCATAG
- the LOC119317927 gene encoding protein CURVATURE THYLAKOID 1A, chloroplastic-like, giving the protein MEVLVSTTAASAPLSSARVHRRPLPASVTFRAPARRGWRCRSAAPTRPDPVPSEEPASASGSATTTVVTDKPDAPDGEVSGGFVEVTMEDAPVSSPEADGGVDDLLGKLDIQVTPTTVILGGGALIALLILSKIISGIDSVPLLPNVLEIVGTGYSVWFITRYLLFKESRDELFAKFEDLKNNII; this is encoded by the exons atGGAGGTCCTCGTCTCCACAACCGCGGCCTCCGCTCCCTTATCCTCGGCCCGCGTCCACCGCCGGCCGCTCCCTGCCTCCGTGACCTTCCGCGCCCCGGCCCGACGAGGCTGGCGCTGCCGCTCCGCCGCGCCGACCAGGCCTGACCCGGTGCCGTCCGAGGAGCCCGCGTCGGCGTCGGGGTCCGCCACCACTACCGTCGTCACGGACAAGCCCGACGCGCCGGACGGGGAGGTCTCCGGTGGATTTGTGGAGGTGACGATGGAAGATGCGCCGGTGTCGTCGCCCGAGGCGGATGGCGGCGTGGACGACCTACTCGGCAAG TTGGACATCCAAGTGACACCCACTACTGTCATCCTCGGAGGcggtgctttgattgctctgttgatCCTATCTAAAATCATTTCTGGAATTGATTCTGTTCCCCTG CTTCCAAATGTGCTGGAAATCGTAGGAACTGGCTACTCAGTCTGGTTCATCACACGGTACCTCCTCTTTAAG GAAAGCAGAGACGAACTGTTTGCGAAATTTGAAGATCTGAAAAACAATATCATTTGA
- the LOC119317928 gene encoding multiple organellar RNA editing factor 3, mitochondrial-like, whose amino-acid sequence MAAVAVTRRRLSALLLSSRAIPRRLLLLTGAAASAPSAHPSPWAPPSRGAKTALPGRPGYSPLNDPSPNWSNRPPKETILLDGCDYEHWLIVMEFPADPKPSEEDMVAAYVKTLTAVLGSEEEAKKKIYSVCTTTYTGFGALISEELSYKVKGLPGVLWVLPDSYLDVPNKDYGGDLFVDGKVIHRPQFQFTERQQVRSRPRPRYDRRRETMQVERRETMQRGPSVQEHRPPFSKQVAQNNGQHEIVPPGRN is encoded by the exons ATGGCGGCTGTAGCCGTCACACGCCGGAGGCTCTCGGCGCTCCTCCTCTCCTCCCGCGCGATTCcccgtcgcctcctcctcctcaccggcgCCGCCGCCTCTGCGCCCTCAGCCCACCCCTCTCCGTGGGCGCCGCCGTCGCGAGGGGCAAAGACGGCGCTGCCGGGAAGGCCCGGGTACTCTCCGCTCAACGACCCGTCCCCGAACTGGAGCAACCGGCCACCCAAGGAGACCATCCTGCTGGATGGCTGCGACTACGAGCACTGGCTCATTGTCATGGAGTTCCCCGCCGACCCCAAGCCCTCCGAGGAAGATATGGTGGCCGCCTACGTCAAGACCCTCACCGCTGTGCTCGGAAG TGAGGAGGAGGCAAAGAAGAAGATCTACTCAGTATGCACTACAACTTACACAGGGTTTGGTGCGTTGATTTCGGAGGAGTTATCATACAAAGTTAAAG GATTGCCGGGAGTTCTTTGGGTATTACCTGATTCATATTTGGATGTGCCTAACAAGGATTATGGAG GTGATCTCTTTGTAGATGGCAAAGTCATTCATAGGCCACAATTTCAGTTCACTGAGAGGCAGCAGGTAAGGAGCAGACCTCGTCCCCGCTATGACAGGCGACGAGAGACTATGCAGGTTGAGCGAAGAGAAACTATGCAGAGAGGTCCTTCAGTACAAGAGCACAGACCTCCGTTTTCTAAGCAGGTTGCTCAAAATAATGGGCAGCATGAAATCGTACCGCCAGGAAGGAACTAA